The Ostrea edulis chromosome 1, xbOstEdul1.1, whole genome shotgun sequence genomic sequence GTCAGTTATAGTACACATTTTAGTGAGTAAATATCTATTGATAAATGAAACCCCTCGGGATACCTGTACTCGTGTGTAATCTGAGTTAACTTCCCATACATTTTGGTGTCCCGCACATATTTGGTGAAATATCGACTTTTCATGACATTTTGctttaagaaagtaaaaaaaGAGTGTGTAAACATTGACGTCAAAGATGTCTAAATCTCACGAGAGAAGGATACCCAGGGATACATGGTGAATCAGTCAGTCTTGTCGGAATTTGGTGAGACATGGATACGTATATAAACGACAGTGGTGACGAATCGTTGGAATGTACACTAGGTCATCTAGCTGCTAAATACTTTTTACAGCATAATTATTCACATCAATTAATCATCACTTCAAATACTTAAACACTGCACACCTAGTATTTGCCCATTTCACTTTTGGCAAAATTGGTATCAGGCAAGGTGAAATCATGTGGCTCTTGTTTTCTATTATAGGTAAGTTAAGTTATGCTGAAAGTTTTATcattacacacacatatatctACAGAACTTATTTCTtgtaatgatgtacatgtactgtatataacaaATTGTCGTTTAATTATGTAttagcaacaacaacaaaaacccacCTGATTCGAACTGATTGAGGTGGGGGTGAATACTATTGAACAAACCTTTAATtgttacactgtatatatatttttaattgtatCTAATAACTATCTTTCAGCACGCATTCCAAAGAATGTATTTGTTGAGAAACGacttttataaagaaaaaatgtgATAATTTGATAACAGATTTGAGTGAcaaatttttctattttaacAGGATTCTGTACATTTTCTTACGGCAACACTCAACAGCAAATTCCACCTGCTcctcaaaatcagtgtgtgcGGGAAGTCGAACAACTCAGTGCTTCCTGTTTTCAGAGGTCTGGGCTTCCAATGAGGACTATTGACGCTGTGTTGACAAATGGGACTATAGCACCATTACCCGCTAATGCAAATATAATGGATCTTCGGAAAACGTTATGTGGGTAAGTATTAAGCAAACACCATTCAACTGTATCAATACAGAACTGTGAACATGTACACACCTCCACCATTTAATCGTGAACACGTACAAACTACACCatttaattgtatttatgtacACGCCACCACCATTTAATTGTGAACACGTACACACCACCACcatttaattgtatacattatACACCACCACCATTTAACTGTGAACACGTACACAACACCACcatttaattgtatacatgtagatggcaccaccatttaaatgtaaacacgTACACACCACCACCATTAAatagtacacatgtacatgacaCCGCCATTTAACTGAAAACACGTACACACCACCATTAAATTGTCAACACGTACACACCACCACCGTTTAATTGTATACACGTACACAACACCACCGTTTAATTGTATACACGTACACAACACCACCATTTAATTgtacacaccaccaccaccatttaactttaaacatatacatgtatgtattatcaTGTAAACGTAAATATATTCACATCACTTGAAACGTTTCCAAAAactttatttaagaaatgaatttcagttgttgaaaatacatgagggcgtGAACTGTGACAcgttacgccagcatacttcataaaGCGTTAGCGCTTCGTGAAAAGCATGCCGGCATGCAGCGTTGCAGTTCTTACTctagtgtattttcaaaattgaaatttattttttgtttaccttctactttcatttttgttggaATTCACAGCTGTTAGAATAggcgtactatatttatcaagattcatacgcacattgttcacatcttATCGCATTCgtgaggaaatggctattattagaattggaaatgtaaaaatatgCCATTAGGCTGAACCTTAAAGATTTAATCCACTTTAAGTGAAGAAAACGTTGGGCTGTTGAGTTGGACTCTACAGTTGTATGACTCAGATGATGTCATCAATCAAATCATCGTCGCTGACCGTGGTCAGCATGCAGTCCAGCAATTGATAGATTTGTATTAATCAGATATGTAATGCATGGAGAATGCATTCGCCATCTTCATTTTGCACAATCGAAATTACTTAAACTATGACAGAAAATAAAGCATTTCAAGAATATCCAATAACAAATGTACATTGCTTTAAACTTATtttgggaattgtttatttCAATCTTCCAGCATAAGAGCCCAGATAATACAATGCGTAGTTCCACCGACTTTAAACATGCGCGGGAAGCCCCCGTGTACAAACAGTGCAGAATTCAACTTCGCAGAAAACCAAGTTGTGAGACGATTAACCGCTCTACAAAATGCTTGTGGTGCAGGTAAGACATGTATTCTAACAAGCTTAAAAATGCATTCTGTTGTTCTACATTGATACACATACATGATgtacttaatgaaataaataaatttctttatgTTAGGTGTCATGCCCCAAGCCAACTCTTGTATGCGCACACTTGACAGAAACATGCAGCAATGCTATACAACAGCTGGGCTTAGTCCCAACATGTTTGGTTCCAACGATACAGAAATCAAAGGAGCCATCATCGGGAAGGACAAAGAATCGGCCGCTAGATTTTGTGGGTCAGTTCTTCAACAGATTAGTTTGATATCGTAGGGgaaagggttttttttaaattttgaagtaGTATAAAATTTTGGACATATTCACTATAAACACTGCACTGCATTTTCATGTGTTTTCTGTGGGTTTCAGGGTAAAAAGCACGCTGTTTTCGTGTATGCGTAAAGTGATTGACAGTTGTGAAGGAGCCAATGAGTACATGTTGCTGACAGGTTATGACCACGCCTCTATGGAGGCAAGCATAGATCTCCTCTGTGAAGATATTGACGGTAGGAATAGTGTGGTACATTCATTTTAGGGCGATATTTATTTAACTGTTaggttttcaaaaaaataatttcggGAGAAAATCAGTTGGGGCGATGTCATGCATTATATACTTCTTTTCAGACATGAAATACAAATTGGAGTCAATCGAATCCATAATCATCCATGCAATAACAATAGATGAGGACTATTTCTAGAAAATTATTAGcaaatacatattttaatgaaaatgagttTATTCTCAGTGTACGTAGAAGGACTGGTTTGCTTCCAAAGGCCCAGTGATGCTGTACAGAAATGTCTGGACTCCATGTCGGCCAATATGGTAGACTTGGCCGCCAGGCAGATCCAGCAAAATCTCGATATGAAAGGATTCTTCTCTGAGTATTGCAAGTAagaacgttttcaaaaacattagTGGGTGGAAAAAAAACATCAATGCGAGAACTTTTGTTCAACCAGAATTCTTCAGTGTGGTTGACatactattatttattttgttgaaaTGCATGTATGAGAATTATTAATCCAAAAGATATATTGACTGAGGCGAAATTTAGGTCATGCAATAtcatacagttattgactgggttcgaggacaacagctgttttgtttgacccgagaacggGCCTGTTGGGCTGAGGGCAACATATCCGTtcaagggtcaaacaaaacagctgttgtccgaggacacagtctataattgttttgttattcACTTTCAATTGTTAGGATATTTTACTagatgcacatggtttgttgactttgaacttttaacATGACAGAGGGATTGTATACATTTACCAACGCATCCACTAGTTTAAAAAAACCCTTCATAATATCCtaattaataatcaataattacatttttcgtGTTTCTGTTCTGCGTTccatctaataaattctgtatcttCATCAGTGAACCTCGTCATTACGTAAACAAAGCAACAGACCGAGAACACTTGACTTACATAGCCAATAGAAATAAAGCAGACTATATTGCTTGGTCAACAGTTCGTAAACTGTTGACCCGTCAATAGACCACGAGTGTGAAAATTGGTTTAACAGTAAAAATGTTACTTCTAAAtcgtattagttttatataggaaatCTTTTTAGGTGTATAACAACATGTTTTTGGCATTTGTaattaattttatcaaatgattgaataaGTCCGACCTTTCTGGCTGAGATCAACAAATTGGTCGTCCAATAAAAATTCGCCTCTCGGATCACTTTCGACTAGGTCTTGCATTCTAGCTGTAAGTAAATGTGGTCGATCCTGTATCGATTGGTGAACTCTAGTAGCTGGTTTCCATGTTGTAAATCATTCAAtcatatgataaacaaaatctTGCGTCTCCAATCGTTTTCAACTAGGTCCTGCACTCTAGCTGTAACCCATGATGGCCGACAGGGTATCATTTTGCAGACTCTGGTATCCTGTTTagatgttttgaattattcaataatataataaatcaattatatacattttctcGGTCAATACGATTATTCACCCCCTCCCCCGGATTGGTTAATAGTGTACTTCTCAGATAGCTAATGCCTATTGTTTCAAGCTTTAAAAATGTCCATTATTTTATGGTTTTAACAGAAAAAGTCAGCAATTGTTATATCATTCGACAATGAGcaaatttctaaatatatttataaactaACCATTAATTTCGCCATCTAATAAAGATACCAACAGTATGTCGAATAAGCATTTTTATGATAACATTTGAAATGCATTGCTCGTTGTAGAATCCGTGTCGATCACTTGGGTTGTGACATGGCAGCTTGGAAACAGTCTTGTAGCAAAGCTGGAGTGGGATTGAAGAACGAATTTGAATGCACTATGCTCCCTTCAACATGTCAGAAAGACAATACTTTACAAGCAGTGCTCAAAGACAATGTTTGCAATTCCACGACTTTCTATAAAGAGTCTCGCCAACACGTATCAAGAAAAGGCTCTGCGTCCAGCTTTAGACTGTCTGCAGTGCTAGGCTGCTTAGTGATCTTCTTGCCTATCATTTTCGCTTTGTAAACTGACCAGTAGGGAAGGAAAAATGGCATAATGATTGAGTGCTTTACTGTATATAATTTCCCGATGTTTCAAGTACATTTGAGAGATTtgattttgtatataaaaccgataatgattaattttaaaGGAATTTAAAACTGTGTTGCTATTATGATGAATTTTGGATAGGGATATGTTTTGATGCCTTGGGGGAACCCAGGCAATATACAGCTAATAccaaatagatttttttttaaaaactcataGAAAGTCTTTTGAAAGAGTTTTGTAACTTGCCTTTTATATTTTTAGATAATAAAATTGAATGGTACTTTAATTGTCTTGTATAGTTGTCATTTCAAATTCTGTAAACCTCATTCCCTTCATCATACTCTTTTAAGTGTTAAAACGGTTAAAACGGTATATCCGCACATGTAACTTCATTTCGTGGTTGAGTCTCGGGATAACTACACACTAGACAGGTGTTTTAACAGAGAAGTGGGATTAGGATTAGTGTGTTCACTAGTAGTACTGGCGGTCACGACTTCACACCAGATAATAAAGCATCCACTCgtatgcattgattgattgattgcatgcCAGATTGAAGGGTTTTTCtagaattaaatatatttagtttgtaatttatattttgtttgcaTGCATAAGCAAAGACTGTTTCTCATCTAAGTAtagtaaaataataatattttatttcaagaagGTGGCCTGGTTAGTGTACGCATTGTTAGGGCCTTCCTGTTAATACGCACaaatacagacatacacacaaaccatatttcaaaacaatgtCTCAAAAGCATGAACACATGAACATGCAAAAATAAACCCGGTCTATATCACTAATATATAACTAGTATACCAGATTGTGATTAAAAGACATTAatgtatagaatatatatacGAGGAGAAGAAAAGCTTAAATAGTGGTACGCCAGCTGATAATCTCTCACTCACTCTCTCCttctttcatatacatgtaagtatgtgtgtgcgtgcatgtgtctgtctgtctgtatgtatgtatgtattgacAATCAAAGACGATGCATCCTAAAAGACGAGTAAGCCATTagaaagtatacatgtataactatcaAAATTATGAAGACTATAAACAATAGCCAGAATAGACCAGTGGGCCGAATGATGGAATGTTAACTACCGCTAGTGGCTATCTATAGACATTTAATTTGTACGTGCTCTATAATGTCACACAAACCAATATTTACTTCCAATGCCTCTTGTTTACACAGTTGGATCAGAAACATATGGTATCGATAACATAGCCGTTATATCGCTAGAAGGTCTCGACAAGCACATCTCCTGGACAAATATACCGGGATGTGGTGATTAATGTTATTACCTACAGTGTACCTTACTATACAAATTATAATTAGTCATTTCTAACTGGTTCCCTAGCTTTTGGCTATGATTTTGTATATCAGTAAACAGTCAAACTGTTTCTCGGTCACAAAAATGAACTGGTATCTGGCCTTTGACGTCTCCGTGATGTTTTTAACCAAGCGACAGTTTCATTTTCAGTATGGCTACTATTAAATTCGatgaccaaaaaaaacaacaacaaaaaacaaaaaacaaaaacaaaaacaacaacacagaaCTGAGACTTGCATGATTTTATTATCTGAATTAAGAATTATTTAATAGATTACACACTTTTTGCGTGACTTCTTGGGTACCAGTCAACTGTTATCCTTCGGTAGGATAAAAGAGACGATCTGGGAAACTGGTGTCCTCCGCCTTGTTTTCCAGGTCTTCTCCTCTACTTCGGGATAAGTGTTTAACTGTATTGTTAATTAAAAATAATCGAAGATTGTTCTGGTGTTCTGGAAACAAGCTCTAGAATAAACCACTTttttacacacacacccccccaaacaaaacatgtaatggaattgaaaaatatgcatttataaAGCAAAGGTAAACTACCGTCTTTAAAATTGTTTCCGTCTTTATGCACTCCAAAAATTGATTTGTGTCTGATTtgtgtctttttaaaaaatagtcaAATGAATGAGTCAACCTTTAATAACTATGCTGAACTGACTCTTATGCAAACTTGGGTTCAGATGAGATATTTCTTCTCTTGAACATCTGAAGGAAGTTTTTTAAGGGAACTTTCAGAACTCGATCTGTCCCAAAAAACAATGAATGGTACGAGTCTGTCCACAAATGTGTATATATTCTCACTTATAGGAGGAgtttacatgtaactgtatgTTCATAAAAACTTAACTGTACGTTTGTTTTCTGCAAGTTCCTAATATGTCTGCTGTAAAATCAAAGGCAGAAGGGAAGTGGATATCGactcacatatatatattatatattatttcattttataactgtttgaagaggcattaaagccgaaagcgctaacagtgaaatgttattcgagttttgtgtttcttgatttttattattggatatatatatatatattgaattaaacCCATGTCCGGAATGAAACAAGCAAACATAAACAAAAGATGAATACataagtaaaataaaaacaacaacaacatgaCTAAAATATTATACCTAGGTGTATATAACCAGTATAAGTAATAACGCCTTTTGAACAGACCTGATAACGCCTTTTTTCGCGTAATTACGCCTTTTTCGCGTCATAACGCCTGTTCACTTTGGTATATTACACCTTCCTATTTATCATTTCCCCTTAGTTTAAtcctaataggctttcgtacaTAAAGTAGTATTTACTCAAGAAAAACATATTCCTCAAGGTCAACCCCTATTGTACTACCAGGTTGTGCACGTAAAACCACGCCCACAATATGATAGCTTTATAGTGGTGATTATTCAATAGATTGCATTAGAATAATATACATCAGATAGCAATCGGAGCATAAATGATGGCGGTCCCCGAGGCTTCGTATTTTGAGTATAACTGCGTCAGACAGACTTATATTCTTACTACTTGAAGTAATATCGTTGAAATGAAAAACAGGGTACGTCCGTGGAGGGTGGGACCGTACAAGTCAATTTACAATCAAAGCATCGTCCCTGACCCCTGTTGACTATCGCTAAAATCTTTGGTATTACATTTAACATCTGTATATCAAACTGCTGCTCATCGGTTAGTTTTGCgataaaatagatacattatTGGGAAGTGCACACAATTTATGTTTACTTGTTTACGATTGAAATTTGGAAATGCAGATTAATGATAGCATATTACTGATTAAATATCGATTCCAGCCCAACAACGTATTACCCGAAGCAAAATGACACGTTTCTTTTGTACAATGCGAAATTCATCAATCCCATTTGGTTTGTACTGAGTATGTAGTATCAAACAATGTCCTTTTCTCTGGCTGCCTTTTTAACAATCTGAACATGCACATTATATTTGAACAACCTTTATTTCATACGGGTTAGAAATACGCACTTATATTCCTAATTTTGTAACGTGAGAGAATTCCAGAATAGTCCCGCAATGCTTAGCATACAGCACAGTGCCATACATATATcaacttcaatttttttaacTATACAATTCATTGAAAACGACCACTttcttaattgtttttaaattttatagtaACGTTCACATCATTAACAAATATCTGCATTTTCTGATCTTAGCAGTGTCTTATTTTTATTCCTGAAGTCATGCATATCAAATGACTACAAGAACACTGCACTTCAGGTTTTTATCCCACTCTTACAAAGGAGTATATAAGGAAACGGAACGCTAAAAGTTTATGTAAAAGTTTCGGTAAACTTTAAAAGTCAATACTTCTGAAATTATTGgtgaaagttttaaaaatcattactAGAATAAATGTCTAGATGTTTGGTAATGAATGCTTTAAATTTCATAATAGTTAGAGCAAAAATGAGTTTCGAAtgatttttcaaacaaaatatatttttcaatgaaccATATAGCGTAAAGCATAAACGTTTACTCATTTATGGCACTACTCTATATTGCCCTAGTGATGTATTTCCATCTCATATTAGTGTCACGACTAGCCATTTTCTCGGTCAGTCTGTCGACTTTATTGTGGAGCTTGGGAGTACTCGCTTCGCTGTGAGGGGCCCTGGTTTGGCACAACCTTTAGCCCAAAAAGGTTTGGGAGTACTGTAAAAATACAAGGCGAGGATGTTCAAATGTTGCTTCATTTGGGTCTCTGTTGAAAGTGGCTCCTGTGTTTAGTTTAACCAATCAAAGTCTGAATCTTTGTTAAAACCTATTTTCGTCTACAATAATCCTATTAACTAATTTATCACGTGACCAATCTACTACatttcatttgtaaaaatgaatatGCAAGAAAGTACATAAGTAATATAGATGATATAAGAATTCGGGTCAATATagttatatatctatatacagcgtgtatatatatacatgtatatatagagagaattCGCACATACATAACCCAATTTCAGTCTAGTACATGGTATTAACCTCAATAATCCACGTGATAATTACCTTTATCCTACTTATTTCAACAAGGAGAGATAGGAAAAGGAACAATTGGCTCGATTATATTGCACCAATACTTGTATCCTCATGTAATAGCCCTGGGTCGTGACTGCAGTTACCTATGACAGTTGGCTGCAATTTGCAGACTGTTCCGGAAATAGCTTGAAATTGTTGAGCACTGCCTGAAAATCCAAGACAACCCGAGAATCTGTTCTTTCGGATCGATGGGTTTGGCTAGAGTTCCTAGAACCAAGAATCAGTCAGAAGGTTTTCCTCAATCTGTCTTGTAACAATAGCCTGGACT encodes the following:
- the LOC125683288 gene encoding uncharacterized protein LOC125683288 → MWLLFSIIGFCTFSYGNTQQQIPPAPQNQCVREVEQLSASCFQRSGLPMRTIDAVLTNGTIAPLPANANIMDLRKTLCGIRAQIIQCVVPPTLNMRGKPPCTNSAEFNFAENQVVRRLTALQNACGAGVMPQANSCMRTLDRNMQQCYTTAGLSPNMFGSNDTEIKGAIIGKDKESAARFCGVKSTLFSCMRKVIDSCEGANEYMLLTGYDHASMEASIDLLCEDIDVYVEGLVCFQRPSDAVQKCLDSMSANMVDLAARQIQQNLDMKGFFSEYCKIRVDHLGCDMAAWKQSCSKAGVGLKNEFECTMLPSTCQKDNTLQAVLKDNVCNSTTFYKESRQHVSRKGSASSFRLSAVLGCLVIFLPIIFAL